In one Micromonospora polyrhachis genomic region, the following are encoded:
- a CDS encoding tetratricopeptide repeat protein, with protein sequence MTAPAQLARARHLAQLGRITAALDAVRSVLASEPHHVFALLLLAYCHQQAGQPVEMLDAADRAAAAAPGNPAAHRSRSVALRKLGRYAEALAAADQARSLAPDDAEAEIMRAYALLAIGGTRAVLAAAASTARARQLAPHDVDVHRAEGNAQRRMAEFGRARAAYERALAIAPGDPRTMRALAALDADRGRALRAAPTLGAALSASPNDPATLRTSILAARRMLWLLTDVACLLQILVTIAVAGLLENLDGWAGTTSAAAVLVAGTLGVTLFLRWRLGRLPHATRTLLRTYRSQLNFVTGPLRVVSLAAAGLLMLVGGHLPTALEAIGSALAGWPLLLLLLRARNWFFGEVYYLARRCWFRLHPRPDPGVSPGIGLDGRP encoded by the coding sequence ATGACAGCCCCGGCACAGCTGGCACGGGCCCGGCACCTCGCCCAACTCGGCCGGATCACCGCCGCCCTCGACGCGGTGCGCTCGGTGCTGGCCAGCGAACCGCACCACGTCTTCGCCCTGTTGTTGCTGGCGTACTGCCACCAGCAGGCGGGACAGCCGGTCGAAATGCTGGACGCGGCCGACCGGGCGGCGGCAGCCGCACCGGGAAACCCGGCCGCGCATCGCAGCCGCTCGGTGGCGCTACGGAAGCTGGGCCGGTACGCCGAGGCGCTGGCCGCCGCCGACCAGGCCCGATCCCTCGCCCCGGACGACGCCGAGGCCGAGATCATGCGGGCGTACGCGCTGCTGGCCATCGGTGGCACCCGGGCCGTCCTCGCCGCCGCCGCGAGTACGGCGCGAGCCCGCCAACTCGCACCGCACGATGTGGACGTCCACCGGGCCGAGGGAAACGCGCAGCGCCGGATGGCCGAGTTCGGCCGGGCCCGCGCCGCGTACGAACGGGCATTGGCCATCGCGCCGGGCGACCCGAGGACGATGCGCGCCCTCGCCGCCCTGGACGCCGACCGGGGCCGGGCCCTGCGTGCCGCACCGACCCTGGGGGCGGCGCTGAGCGCATCCCCCAACGACCCGGCCACCCTGCGCACCTCGATCCTGGCCGCCCGACGGATGCTGTGGCTACTGACCGATGTGGCCTGTCTACTCCAGATACTGGTCACCATCGCGGTCGCCGGGCTGCTGGAGAACCTCGACGGCTGGGCCGGTACGACCAGCGCGGCGGCGGTGCTGGTGGCGGGCACGCTCGGTGTGACCCTGTTCCTGCGGTGGCGGCTGGGCCGGTTGCCGCACGCCACCCGTACCCTGCTGCGGACGTACCGGTCTCAGCTCAATTTCGTGACCGGGCCGCTGCGGGTGGTCTCCCTCGCCGCGGCCGGGCTGTTGATGCTCGTCGGTGGTCATCTGCCGACCGCCCTGGAGGCGATCGGGAGCGCGCTGGCCGGCTGGCCGCTGTTGCTGCTGCTCCTACGGGCGCGTAACTGGTTCTTCGGCGAGGTTTACTACCTGGCCCGCCGGTGCTGGTTCCGGCTGCACCCCCGACCCGACCCCGGCGTCAGCCCGGGGATCGGCCTCGACGGTCGGCCCTGA
- a CDS encoding helix-turn-helix domain-containing protein: MAPKTARGRRLGIALRKHREAAGLTLEEAADQISSTRSTLSRYENAQGLPSPATVHGLLTVYKVSEDDLAAAVQLAKDARKPGWWVSYSHLLDRRTIDFIAVEAEATAIANFEPSIVPGMLQTADYVRAIMRGGPHTLSDEEVEERVEIRMDRQKRLVGTDPPIIEAIVDEGALLRPVGGKAVNDAQLQHLLKISELPNVSVQVIPLKSGYHRGTRGSLHILEFADPEDPILASVETVAGQLILDRPADLRTCTKIMEHLRSVALSPAASRDTIHNLLKGQRP, translated from the coding sequence ATGGCCCCGAAAACCGCTCGCGGACGCCGACTCGGTATCGCCCTGCGCAAGCACCGAGAGGCGGCCGGACTCACGCTCGAAGAAGCCGCTGACCAGATCAGCAGCACCCGTAGCACCCTGTCGCGCTACGAGAACGCCCAGGGCCTGCCCAGTCCGGCGACAGTGCACGGCCTACTGACCGTCTACAAGGTGAGCGAGGACGACCTGGCCGCAGCGGTCCAACTCGCCAAGGACGCCCGCAAGCCCGGCTGGTGGGTGTCCTACTCGCACCTACTCGACCGCCGCACCATCGACTTCATCGCCGTCGAAGCCGAGGCGACCGCCATCGCCAACTTCGAACCGTCGATCGTCCCCGGCATGCTCCAGACCGCCGACTACGTTCGGGCGATCATGCGGGGCGGCCCGCACACCCTCAGCGACGAGGAGGTGGAGGAGCGGGTCGAGATCCGGATGGACCGGCAGAAGCGACTGGTCGGCACCGATCCGCCCATCATCGAAGCCATCGTCGACGAAGGTGCCCTGCTGCGGCCGGTCGGCGGCAAGGCCGTCAACGACGCCCAACTCCAGCACCTGCTCAAGATCTCTGAGTTGCCGAACGTCTCCGTGCAGGTCATCCCGCTCAAGTCCGGCTACCACCGAGGCACCCGCGGCTCGCTGCACATCCTCGAATTCGCCGACCCAGAAGATCCGATCCTCGCCTCGGTCGAGACCGTCGCCGGGCAGTTGATCCTGGACCGCCCGGCCGATCTCCGTACCTGCACGAAGATCATGGAACATCTGCGGTCCGTCGCGCTGAGCCCTGCCGCCAGCCGCGACACCATCCACAATCTCCTGAAAGGACAACGACCATGA
- a CDS encoding DUF397 domain-containing protein codes for MTPSNTLRDANWRKSTYSGDQGACVEVAAVADTIAVRDSKDPAGPTLSFSPTAWAAFAKATPIADAA; via the coding sequence ATGACACCGAGTAACACCCTGCGCGACGCCAACTGGCGCAAGAGCACCTACAGCGGAGACCAGGGCGCCTGTGTCGAGGTCGCCGCCGTCGCCGACACCATCGCCGTACGCGACTCGAAGGACCCGGCCGGCCCGACGCTCAGCTTCTCCCCCACCGCCTGGGCCGCCTTCGCCAAAGCCACCCCGATCGCCGACGCCGCCTGA
- a CDS encoding SDR family NAD(P)-dependent oxidoreductase: protein MEGWLGLAGRVTAVTGGTRGLGAAVVRCLVAKNGAVALCARDQEELRVSIEAFGGEGGHLLGRALDVTDHDGLAAFVRDAATKFGGLHGLVANVGGARGRGLLESTTDDWLATYDVNVGHAVTAVRAAVPLMAASGGGSIVLVSSISGAKPAPQAQYGVAKAALNHLAACLARELAPERIRVNAVSPGSMLIPGKRWHRMMTEDPEEYARFAAEFPGGQLVDPDNVAEVIAFLLSDRSRAINGANIPVDAGQNAPSPDGY, encoded by the coding sequence GTGGAGGGATGGCTTGGGCTGGCCGGTCGGGTGACTGCGGTGACGGGTGGTACCCGAGGACTCGGGGCAGCTGTCGTTCGATGCTTGGTCGCCAAAAATGGTGCCGTCGCGCTGTGTGCTCGTGACCAGGAAGAGCTACGGGTGAGCATAGAAGCGTTCGGTGGCGAAGGAGGTCATCTCTTGGGACGGGCGCTGGATGTAACTGATCACGACGGGTTGGCCGCGTTCGTACGTGATGCGGCAACGAAGTTCGGCGGCCTTCATGGGCTTGTTGCCAATGTGGGCGGGGCTCGCGGTCGAGGTTTGCTGGAGTCGACAACTGACGATTGGTTGGCGACGTACGACGTCAATGTGGGCCACGCGGTGACCGCCGTGCGGGCAGCCGTGCCGCTGATGGCAGCGTCCGGCGGAGGATCAATCGTTCTCGTGTCGTCCATTTCCGGTGCTAAACCGGCACCGCAAGCCCAGTACGGCGTGGCCAAGGCGGCACTCAACCATCTCGCCGCGTGCCTGGCTCGGGAACTTGCTCCAGAACGAATCCGGGTCAATGCCGTCAGCCCCGGCTCGATGCTGATCCCGGGCAAGCGGTGGCATCGGATGATGACGGAGGATCCCGAGGAGTATGCACGGTTCGCGGCGGAGTTCCCAGGTGGGCAACTTGTGGACCCAGACAATGTAGCGGAGGTGATCGCGTTCCTTCTGTCGGACCGGTCACGGGCGATCAACGGCGCGAACATTCCCGTTGATGCTGGTCAGAACGCCCCGTCGCCAGACGGGTACTGA
- a CDS encoding transposase: protein MRWETEGVTQRILDQLREQVRVSQGRNPQPSAGIIDSQSVKAADTVARDSRGYDAGKKINGRKRFIVTDTLGLLLVVMVCAANVQDRDGAKSTLLSLYLATPVRFVLADGGFAGRLVDWATRILATALHIVRKPAGQRGFTR, encoded by the coding sequence GTGCGCTGGGAGACCGAAGGCGTCACCCAACGCATCCTCGACCAGCTGCGCGAACAGGTACGTGTCAGCCAGGGCCGTAACCCCCAACCATCAGCGGGGATCATCGACTCCCAGAGCGTCAAAGCCGCCGACACCGTCGCCCGGGACAGTCGCGGCTACGACGCCGGCAAAAAGATCAACGGCCGGAAACGGTTTATCGTCACCGACACACTGGGCCTGCTCCTGGTAGTCATGGTCTGCGCCGCCAACGTCCAGGACCGCGACGGCGCGAAGTCGACCCTGCTCAGCCTCTACCTGGCCACACCCGTGCGGTTCGTTCTCGCCGACGGTGGGTTCGCCGGCCGCCTCGTGGACTGGGCCACCCGAATCCTGGCCACCGCCCTGCACATCGTCCGCAAACCAGCCGGTCAGCGAGGCTTCACGAGATAG
- a CDS encoding Imm1 family immunity protein — translation MTTYEATWLGTGHATLSNPEQVDAVLAPLHQAGQPVVVDVFRYRDGRPDGGVQVGVGHPERSFVLYFGHPEGGYAVEPGVGPWDGDIEFSYGGQATEYHPTETRITPVRALEVVRQLIATDERPSSVEWDERTGCGDEPVDVGRFPVDDPWS, via the coding sequence ATGACCACGTACGAGGCCACCTGGCTCGGCACCGGCCACGCCACGTTGAGCAATCCGGAACAGGTCGACGCCGTCCTCGCCCCACTACACCAGGCGGGGCAGCCGGTTGTGGTCGACGTGTTTCGCTACCGGGACGGAAGACCCGATGGTGGCGTGCAGGTCGGTGTCGGCCATCCAGAGCGGTCATTCGTGCTGTACTTCGGCCATCCCGAAGGCGGCTACGCGGTAGAACCCGGTGTTGGCCCGTGGGACGGTGACATCGAGTTCAGCTACGGCGGCCAGGCCACCGAGTACCATCCCACCGAAACCCGTATTACCCCGGTACGTGCCCTCGAGGTCGTACGACAACTCATCGCCACCGACGAGCGGCCCAGCAGCGTCGAGTGGGATGAGCGCACCGGGTGCGGAGACGAGCCGGTCGACGTCGGGCGGTTCCCAGTTGACGATCCATGGAGTTAA
- a CDS encoding DddA-like double-stranded DNA deaminase toxin yields the protein MGPLAEVAATVRAKVTDLNLVVTALYTARRKLDQARWRLAAAGEGAVGPGLSEAVAAISQASGRADESAALIMRAAEALADYSTTNMGFPLSSMGRAVAARSTGSPSASTVPDWVHGIAGELRKLLPRGSKTAAVLATVDGRTRSGPIWSGAQGPAAGAPGLRRDDRTNQWHRLKSAIEHVEGHAAAVMRRPNGPKDAVLVVSMPPCPGPYGCATILPALLPADSRLSVYVVGADGQPRFWKTYIGTGEGTAE from the coding sequence ATGGGCCCACTTGCAGAAGTCGCCGCGACTGTGCGTGCCAAGGTGACCGACTTGAACCTTGTGGTCACTGCCCTGTACACGGCCCGGAGAAAGCTTGATCAGGCACGCTGGCGGCTCGCCGCTGCTGGTGAAGGAGCTGTCGGACCTGGGTTGTCCGAGGCTGTTGCCGCAATATCCCAGGCTTCCGGGCGAGCCGACGAGAGTGCTGCTCTGATCATGCGTGCGGCTGAGGCTCTTGCCGACTACTCGACTACCAACATGGGTTTCCCGCTCTCTTCGATGGGCAGGGCGGTCGCGGCACGATCCACCGGATCCCCAAGTGCGTCTACTGTTCCTGATTGGGTGCACGGCATTGCAGGTGAACTCCGTAAGCTGCTGCCGCGAGGCAGCAAGACGGCTGCGGTGCTCGCGACAGTCGATGGACGTACACGGAGCGGGCCGATCTGGAGCGGCGCACAAGGACCGGCGGCGGGCGCGCCCGGGTTGCGTCGCGATGACAGGACCAACCAGTGGCATCGCTTGAAGTCGGCAATAGAGCACGTTGAGGGCCATGCCGCCGCTGTCATGCGCCGCCCAAACGGACCGAAGGATGCTGTTTTGGTGGTCTCCATGCCGCCCTGTCCTGGTCCGTACGGCTGCGCCACCATCCTGCCAGCGTTGCTGCCCGCAGATTCGCGGTTGTCGGTCTACGTTGTGGGAGCGGACGGCCAACCGAGATTCTGGAAGACCTACATCGGTACGGGAGAGGGAACCGCGGAATGA
- a CDS encoding DUF998 domain-containing protein: protein MPRCRQPIRDPRMLALITIGGVALATILTVVAHLEPDPGMDPWSLTISDYAVSNRGGPMDIAMFVLGAASLALPLGLRAARVRAGVLPMFLLVVWGVGLSASAIVPTDPIGVPMTMDGYIHRYVSVTAFVCLPIAALLLARRLASDSRWQANLQSVRMLALASVLGLAGLYYSAFPGERVLMGLVERVLVAVEVALLAVIAVRLYRAAGPVEPSA, encoded by the coding sequence ATGCCCCGATGTCGGCAACCGATCCGTGACCCACGAATGCTCGCCCTGATCACCATTGGCGGAGTCGCTCTGGCCACCATCCTGACCGTCGTCGCCCATCTGGAACCCGACCCCGGAATGGATCCGTGGTCGCTCACCATCTCCGACTACGCGGTCTCCAACCGGGGCGGCCCGATGGACATCGCCATGTTCGTCCTCGGGGCGGCCTCCCTGGCGCTGCCGCTCGGGCTCCGCGCCGCTCGCGTACGGGCGGGCGTGCTGCCGATGTTCCTGCTGGTCGTCTGGGGAGTCGGCCTGAGCGCCTCGGCGATCGTGCCCACCGACCCGATCGGCGTGCCGATGACGATGGACGGATACATCCACCGGTACGTCTCGGTCACCGCCTTCGTATGCCTACCGATCGCCGCCCTGCTCCTGGCGCGGCGGCTGGCCTCCGATTCACGCTGGCAGGCCAACCTTCAGTCGGTCCGGATGCTGGCGCTGGCAAGCGTGCTCGGCCTCGCCGGGCTCTACTATTCGGCGTTCCCTGGCGAGCGGGTCCTGATGGGACTGGTGGAACGCGTCCTGGTCGCGGTCGAGGTGGCCCTGCTGGCGGTGATCGCCGTACGGCTCTATCGAGCGGCCGGCCCTGTCGAACCCTCGGCGTGA
- a CDS encoding DUF4288 domain-containing protein has protein sequence MDGPLTKDPESGWFSVRCVFRFAGEPLPTYEERITLWRAGGFEQAMALAEDEARKYAEMFDGCEYIGLAQGYRLYDEPGHGAEAFSLMRDSSLDPDSYLTSFFDTGDERQGRIDAQ, from the coding sequence GTGGACGGCCCTCTGACGAAGGATCCCGAGAGCGGTTGGTTCTCCGTACGGTGCGTGTTCCGCTTCGCGGGCGAACCTCTACCCACGTACGAAGAACGAATCACGCTCTGGCGGGCGGGCGGGTTCGAGCAGGCGATGGCGCTCGCCGAGGACGAAGCGCGGAAGTACGCCGAAATGTTCGACGGCTGCGAGTACATCGGACTCGCCCAGGGCTACCGCCTGTACGACGAGCCGGGGCACGGCGCTGAAGCCTTCTCCCTGATGCGGGACAGCAGCCTCGACCCGGACAGCTACCTCACTTCGTTCTTCGACACCGGCGACGAACGGCAGGGCAGGATCGACGCTCAATAG
- a CDS encoding cystathionine gamma-lyase — protein sequence MADRSTHGVDNAANHGTGTGRGSGHGSGSGSDYSYGYGDGTRCSHAGLPDPVPGQPFLPSPVFAAPYHIGTGPDVATAGYDGYARTGNPTRRHLETAIGQLEGGDCLTFASGQAAITALLLAVLRPGDTVILPADGYFSVRKFAATTLAGIGVTVQYVPTAGPYPSFDGVRLVLVETPANPGLDVCDIAALATQAHAAGALLAVDNTTATPLGQRPLDLGADIVVASGTKALTGHSDLLLGYLASRTPELLDTMGTWRDTTGSVPGPFDAWLAHRSLATLDLRLARHTANAEAIARALRARSDVDNVRWPGLADDPSYAVASTQMRRIPGIVAFDLGTAERVERCLKAARLVFAATSFGGLHTTADRRAQWGDDTTPGFVRLSCGIEDAADLVTDITAALDAG from the coding sequence ATGGCCGATCGGTCCACCCACGGCGTCGACAACGCTGCCAACCATGGCACTGGCACTGGCAGGGGCTCCGGCCACGGTTCCGGTTCCGGTTCCGACTACAGCTACGGCTATGGCGACGGCACCCGGTGCTCCCACGCCGGGCTGCCCGACCCGGTCCCCGGCCAGCCGTTCCTGCCCAGTCCGGTCTTTGCCGCGCCCTACCACATCGGGACCGGGCCGGACGTGGCAACCGCCGGCTACGACGGCTACGCCCGAACCGGCAACCCCACCCGACGTCACCTCGAAACCGCCATCGGCCAACTCGAAGGCGGCGACTGCCTCACCTTCGCCAGCGGACAAGCCGCCATCACCGCACTCCTGCTGGCCGTGCTCCGCCCCGGCGACACCGTCATCCTGCCCGCCGACGGCTACTTCAGCGTCCGCAAGTTCGCCGCCACCACCCTGGCAGGCATCGGCGTCACCGTCCAATACGTACCCACCGCCGGCCCGTACCCCAGCTTCGACGGCGTACGCCTGGTCCTGGTCGAAACCCCGGCCAACCCCGGCCTGGACGTCTGCGACATCGCCGCCCTCGCCACCCAGGCCCACGCCGCCGGCGCCCTGCTCGCCGTCGACAACACCACCGCCACGCCACTCGGCCAACGCCCCCTCGACCTCGGAGCCGACATCGTCGTCGCCTCCGGCACCAAGGCCCTCACCGGTCACTCCGACCTGCTGCTCGGCTACCTGGCCAGCCGCACCCCGGAACTGCTCGACACAATGGGCACCTGGCGGGACACCACCGGCTCCGTCCCCGGGCCGTTCGACGCCTGGCTCGCCCACCGCTCGCTGGCCACCCTGGACCTGCGGCTGGCCCGGCACACCGCCAACGCCGAGGCGATCGCGCGCGCACTGCGCGCCCGCTCCGACGTGGACAACGTACGCTGGCCCGGTCTCGCCGACGACCCGTCGTACGCCGTGGCGAGCACCCAGATGCGCCGCATTCCCGGCATCGTTGCCTTCGACCTCGGCACCGCCGAGCGGGTCGAACGCTGCCTGAAGGCGGCCCGGCTGGTTTTCGCCGCCACCTCCTTCGGCGGCCTGCACACCACCGCCGACCGCCGCGCCCAGTGGGGCGACGACACCACACCCGGGTTCGTCCGCCTCTCCTGCGGCATCGAGGACGCGGCCGACCTGGTCACCGACATCACCGCCGCCCTCGACGCGGGGTAG
- a CDS encoding NAD(P)H-dependent glycerol-3-phosphate dehydrogenase — protein MSGPTAVVLGAGSWGTAFAKVLADAGTDVRIWARREQVAAAINDTRTNPDYLPGRRLPDRITATSDAAKAIDGAEIVVLAVPSQTLRRNLAEWVPYLAPDSTLVSLMKGIELGTLKRMSEVIVEVTGVATDRVAVVSGPNLAAEIADEQPAATVVACTDTDRATLIQAAISTPYFRPYTNDDVIGAELGGAVKNVIALACGIATAMNLGDNTKATLITRGLAETSRLGVALGADPLTFAGLAGMGDLVATCSSPLSRNRTFGEHLGRGETLEEAQAATKQTAEGVKSCLSIRDLARRHDVEMPITEQVERVCHEGLSPRVAMAALMARSTKPE, from the coding sequence ATGAGCGGCCCCACCGCCGTCGTCCTCGGCGCCGGATCCTGGGGTACGGCCTTCGCCAAGGTGCTCGCCGACGCCGGCACCGACGTACGCATCTGGGCCCGCCGGGAACAGGTCGCCGCCGCCATCAACGACACCCGGACCAACCCCGACTACCTGCCCGGTCGACGCCTACCCGACCGGATCACCGCCACCAGCGATGCCGCCAAGGCGATCGACGGTGCGGAGATCGTCGTGCTCGCCGTACCGTCGCAGACCCTGCGCCGCAACCTCGCCGAATGGGTCCCCTACCTGGCCCCCGACTCCACCCTCGTCTCCCTGATGAAGGGTATCGAACTCGGTACCCTCAAACGGATGAGCGAAGTGATCGTGGAGGTCACCGGCGTGGCCACCGACCGGGTCGCCGTCGTCTCCGGCCCCAACCTCGCCGCCGAGATCGCCGACGAGCAGCCCGCCGCCACCGTCGTCGCCTGCACCGACACCGACCGGGCCACCCTGATCCAGGCCGCGATCAGCACCCCCTACTTCCGGCCGTACACCAACGACGACGTGATCGGTGCCGAACTGGGCGGCGCGGTCAAGAACGTCATCGCCCTCGCCTGCGGCATAGCCACCGCCATGAACCTCGGCGACAACACCAAGGCCACCCTGATCACCCGGGGACTGGCCGAAACCTCCCGGCTCGGCGTCGCCCTCGGTGCCGACCCGCTCACCTTCGCCGGCCTCGCTGGCATGGGCGACCTCGTCGCCACCTGCTCCTCGCCGCTGTCGCGTAACCGCACCTTTGGCGAACACCTGGGCCGGGGCGAAACCCTCGAAGAAGCCCAGGCCGCCACCAAGCAGACCGCCGAAGGGGTGAAGAGCTGCCTGTCGATCCGGGACCTCGCCCGGCGACACGACGTCGAGATGCCCATCACCGAACAGGTCGAACGGGTCTGCCACGAGGGCCTCTCCCCCCGGGTGGCGATGGCCGCCCTGATGGCCCGCTCCACCAAACCCGAATAG
- a CDS encoding lysophospholipid acyltransferase family protein, with the protein MARRRLGIWRRFAVMLVKPVMTGWTRRTWRGMEHLAGDQGIIIVANHLSHADPLVSAHFIYDAGRWPQYLGKASVFRVPGIGWLLHKCRQIPVERGSVEAVRSLDKLVDAVQSGGAVVIYPEGTTTREPDLWPMRAKTGAARLALTTGAPVIPVVMWGPEKLFDPRTKKLGLRPRLPVTVVAGPPVDLSRWADAAPTKTTLDEMTDEIMLRLRDMLAELRGETPPPLWAPPTRTATSGQPTVQQRRDGGTATSGLGGAA; encoded by the coding sequence GTGGCACGGCGCAGGCTGGGAATCTGGCGACGGTTCGCCGTGATGTTGGTCAAGCCGGTGATGACCGGCTGGACCCGGCGTACCTGGCGCGGGATGGAGCACCTGGCCGGTGACCAGGGCATCATCATCGTGGCCAACCACCTCTCCCACGCCGACCCGCTCGTCTCCGCACACTTCATCTACGACGCCGGCCGGTGGCCGCAGTACCTCGGCAAGGCCAGCGTCTTCCGGGTGCCCGGCATCGGCTGGCTACTCCACAAGTGCCGGCAGATCCCGGTGGAACGCGGATCGGTTGAAGCCGTCCGTTCCCTGGACAAACTGGTCGATGCCGTCCAGTCCGGCGGAGCCGTGGTCATCTACCCGGAGGGCACCACCACCCGGGAACCCGACCTCTGGCCGATGCGGGCCAAGACCGGCGCGGCCCGGCTCGCCCTGACCACCGGAGCCCCGGTGATCCCGGTCGTGATGTGGGGGCCCGAGAAACTTTTCGACCCACGCACCAAGAAACTAGGCTTGCGACCCCGCCTGCCGGTGACCGTCGTCGCCGGGCCGCCGGTCGACCTGAGCCGGTGGGCCGACGCCGCACCCACCAAGACGACCCTGGACGAGATGACGGACGAGATAATGCTGAGACTGCGGGACATGCTGGCCGAACTCCGGGGCGAGACACCACCACCGCTGTGGGCACCCCCCACCCGTACGGCCACCAGCGGCCAGCCCACCGTCCAGCAGCGTCGGGACGGCGGCACCGCCACCTCGGGCCTGGGCGGCGCGGCATGA
- the cofC gene encoding 2-phospho-L-lactate guanylyltransferase: MVEPSWTVVVPVKRLDAAKSRLRGALDRVPHESLALALAQDTVAAALACPLVGEVLVVTADRTAAESLRALGARMVPEPPQGGLNPAFVVGAARAAGRWVAALTADLPALRPVELAAALRSAADDPGMRRFVADAPGTGTTLLTAPPGVPLSPRFGVGSAAAHAASGAVALPAVGPTLRRDVDTPADLVAAAALGLGGHTTALGLGGHTGTLLEPAAPVYGADMQGTVATFDPQLRSGTLLLDDGTQVEFPAAAFDASGLRLLRLGQRVRIEHDDAGGLTRITLPTFR; the protein is encoded by the coding sequence GTGGTGGAGCCGTCTTGGACTGTGGTGGTGCCGGTGAAGCGGCTCGACGCGGCGAAGAGTCGGCTGCGGGGCGCGCTGGACAGGGTGCCGCACGAGTCGTTGGCGCTGGCGCTGGCGCAGGACACCGTCGCTGCGGCGCTGGCCTGCCCGCTGGTCGGCGAGGTGCTGGTGGTGACCGCCGACCGTACCGCTGCGGAGTCGTTGCGGGCGTTGGGTGCCCGGATGGTGCCCGAGCCGCCGCAGGGCGGGCTGAACCCGGCGTTCGTCGTGGGGGCGGCGCGGGCGGCCGGGCGCTGGGTGGCGGCGCTCACCGCCGACCTGCCGGCGTTGCGGCCGGTGGAGCTGGCGGCGGCGCTGCGGTCCGCCGCCGACGACCCGGGGATGCGCCGGTTCGTGGCCGACGCTCCGGGCACCGGTACGACGCTGCTCACCGCCCCGCCCGGGGTGCCGCTGTCGCCCCGGTTCGGGGTGGGTTCGGCAGCCGCGCACGCCGCCTCCGGGGCGGTGGCGTTGCCGGCCGTCGGGCCGACCCTGCGCCGTGACGTGGACACCCCGGCCGACCTGGTGGCCGCCGCCGCGCTGGGGCTGGGCGGGCACACCACTGCGCTGGGGCTGGGCGGGCACACCGGCACGCTGCTGGAGCCCGCCGCCCCGGTGTACGGTGCTGACATGCAGGGCACCGTGGCAACCTTCGACCCGCAGCTACGTTCCGGCACGCTACTGCTCGACGACGGCACCCAGGTCGAGTTTCCGGCCGCCGCGTTCGACGCCTCGGGGTTGCGGCTGCTCCGCCTCGGCCAGCGGGTACGCATCGAGCACGACGACGCGGGTGGGTTGACCCGGATCACGTTGCCGACGTTCCGCTGA